In the Neofelis nebulosa isolate mNeoNeb1 chromosome 11, mNeoNeb1.pri, whole genome shotgun sequence genome, one interval contains:
- the TCN2 gene encoding transcobalamin-2 has product MGHLGVLLFLLGGLGALADICEIPQVDSKLVERLGQRLLPWMDWLSLEHLNPSIYVGLRLSSLQAGAREAFYLHILKLSYQHSLLGLTFNDDNSDYQDKPSMGQLALYLLALRANCELVEGRKGGRLVSQLKRFLEDEKKAIGHNNKGQPHTSYYQYGLGILALCVHQKRLHDSVVGKLLYAVEHEQHLHQGHLSVDTVAMAGLAFTCLEHSNLNPNRKHQITRAIENIREKILKAQTPEGYFGNVYSTPLALQLLMKSSMPGVELGTACLEARAALLASVQDGAFQNALMISQLLPVLNGKSYVDLISPDCEAPRVMLKPVVETPSPTQEVISVVLNVPSVSPPYINSISVPAGSSLEDVLKKAQKLRGFMYGTQNTLSGPFLTSVMGKEAGEREFWQLLRAPDTPLLQGIAEYTPKDGETIELRLATW; this is encoded by the exons ATGGGGCACCTTGGGGTCCTCCTCTTCCTGCTTGGGGGCCTGGGGGCTCTTGCTGATATCTGCG AAATACCACAGGTGGATAGCAAGCTGGTGGAGAGGCTGGGCCAGCGCCTCTTGCCCTGGATGGACTGGCTCTCTCTGGAACACCTGAACCCCAGTATCTACGTGGGTCTGCGCCTCTCCAGCTTGCAGGCTGGGGCCAGGGAGGCCTTCTATCTGCACATCCTCAAACTCAGTTACCAGCACAGCCTCCTGGG GCTTACCTTCAACGATGACAACAGTGACTACCAGGACAAGCCCTCCATGGGCCAGCTGGCCCTCTACCTGCTAGCTCTCAGGGCTAACTGTGAGCTTGTTGAGGGCCGCAAGGGGGGCAGGCTGGTCTCGCAGCTGAAGCGGTTCCTGGAGGATGAGAAAAAGGCCATTG GACACAATAACAAGGGCCAGCCCCACACCAGCTACTATCAGTATGGCCTGGGCATCCTGGCCCTGTGTGTTCACCAGAAGCGGCTCCATGACAGTGTGGTGGGAAAGCTCCTGTATGCCGTGGAACATGAACAGCATCTCCACCAGGGCCACCTCTCTGTGG ACACAGTGGCCATGGCAGGCTTGGCCTTCACCTGTCTAGAGCACTCCAACCTCAACCCCAATCGGAAACACCAGATCACCCGGGCCATTGAGAACATACGAGAGAAGATCCTAAAGGCCCAGACCCCTGAGGGCTACTTTGGAAATGTCTACAGCACCCCTCTGGCACTACAG TTACTGATGAAGTCCTCCATGCCTGGGGTGGAGCTGGGCACAGCGTGCCTTGAGGCAAGGGCTGCTCTGTTGGCCAGTGTGCAGGATGGGGCCTTCCAGAATGCTCTCATGATTTCCCAGCTGCTGCCTGTCCTGAATGGCAAGAGCTATGTGGATCTCATCTCCCCAGACTGTGAGGCACCAAGAG TCATGTTGAAACCAGTTGTGGAGACCCCTTCACCGACCCAAGAGGTCATCAGTGTCGTGCTGAACGTCCCCAGTGTCTCGCCACCATACATAAACTCCATCTCTGTCCCTGCTGGGTCCTCCTTGGAAGATGTCCTTAAGAAGGCCCAGAAGCTCAGAGGATTCAT GTATGGAACGCAGAACACCTTGTCAGGCCCCTTCCTGACCTCTGTGATGGGAAAAGAAGCTGGGGAACGTGAGTTCTGGCAGCTCCTCCGAGCCCCTGACACCCCACTGCTACAGG